In Syntrophales bacterium, a single genomic region encodes these proteins:
- a CDS encoding 3-isopropylmalate dehydratase small subunit, with the protein MVLQGIIWKFGDDVDTDLIIPAKFLNVSEPSALARNCFADLRPDFASSVQAGDILVAGSNFGCGSSREHAPLAIKTAGISLVIAGSFARIFYRNAFNIGLPLIESTEAAGVLADGEEIRVDLSAGTIVRVVDDRHFTAKPVPDFMAEIIQAGGLVPYTIQQDRIRTGR; encoded by the coding sequence ATGGTACTGCAGGGCATAATCTGGAAGTTCGGAGACGATGTCGACACGGACCTGATTATTCCGGCGAAGTTTCTCAATGTTTCGGAACCTTCGGCACTGGCGCGGAACTGTTTTGCCGATCTGCGACCCGACTTTGCTTCTTCCGTACAAGCCGGCGATATTCTCGTAGCGGGAAGCAATTTCGGCTGCGGATCGTCCCGGGAACACGCGCCTCTGGCCATAAAAACAGCCGGTATTTCCCTTGTCATCGCCGGGAGTTTCGCCCGGATTTTCTATCGCAACGCCTTTAATATAGGACTGCCCCTCATCGAATCGACGGAAGCCGCAGGAGTCCTTGCCGATGGAGAAGAAATCCGGGTTGATCTTTCGGCCGGGACAATTGTCCGTGTGGTTGACGACAGGCATTTTACAGCGAAGCCTGTTCCCGATTTCATGGCTGAAATCATACAAGCCGGGGGGCTGGTTCCCTACACGATTCAACAGGACAGGATTCGTACGGGACGTTGA
- the leuB gene encoding 3-isopropylmalate dehydrogenase, with amino-acid sequence MKKIALLPGDGIGPEVMAEAEKVLDAVKRRFSISITGEYADVGGCAIDRHGTALPDETLTLCQASDAILFGSVGGPKWESLPPGQQPERAALLPLRKHFDLFCNLRPARVFENLAGASPLKPEIIGTGFDILCVRELTGGLYFGQPKGRDGTGPDERGFDTMIYHRREIERIARMAFECAMLRRKKVTSVDKANVLTTMVFWREVVTGVAAAWPEVTLNHLYIDNAAMQVVRDPHQFDVILAGNMFGDIISDECAMLTGSLGLLPSASLNEEKFGLYEPAGGSAPDIAGKGIANPVAQILSMAMMLRYSLDEPEAADTVEQAVADVISEGIHTADIALDKARAVPTAVMGDAIADKVRSFTT; translated from the coding sequence ATGAAAAAAATAGCCCTTCTCCCCGGTGACGGAATCGGCCCTGAAGTCATGGCGGAGGCAGAAAAAGTACTTGACGCCGTGAAGCGTCGTTTTTCCATCTCCATAACCGGGGAATACGCCGACGTGGGCGGTTGCGCCATAGACCGGCACGGTACGGCTCTTCCCGATGAAACGCTCACGCTCTGTCAGGCTTCGGACGCGATCCTCTTCGGTTCCGTCGGCGGTCCGAAATGGGAAAGCCTGCCGCCCGGGCAGCAGCCCGAACGGGCGGCACTTCTTCCGCTGAGAAAACACTTTGACCTTTTCTGCAATCTCCGCCCGGCCCGGGTCTTTGAAAACCTGGCCGGGGCAAGTCCCCTGAAACCTGAAATAATAGGAACCGGTTTTGATATTCTCTGTGTCCGTGAACTGACGGGAGGGCTCTATTTCGGTCAACCGAAGGGGCGTGATGGAACGGGACCGGACGAGCGGGGATTCGACACCATGATCTACCACCGTCGGGAGATCGAACGGATCGCCCGTATGGCCTTTGAATGTGCCATGCTGCGCAGGAAAAAGGTCACCTCCGTCGACAAAGCCAATGTCCTGACCACCATGGTGTTCTGGCGCGAGGTTGTTACCGGCGTTGCGGCCGCCTGGCCCGAGGTGACTCTCAATCACCTCTATATAGACAATGCGGCCATGCAGGTTGTGCGCGATCCTCACCAGTTTGACGTTATATTGGCCGGAAACATGTTCGGCGACATCATATCCGATGAATGCGCCATGCTCACCGGATCTCTGGGCCTCCTTCCCTCGGCGAGCCTGAATGAAGAAAAATTCGGGCTTTACGAACCCGCGGGGGGGTCGGCTCCCGACATCGCCGGGAAGGGAATCGCCAACCCCGTGGCCCAGATCCTTTCCATGGCCATGATGCTTCGTTACAGCCTGGACGAACCCGAAGCGGCCGATACCGTTGAACAGGCCGTGGCGGATGTCATAAGCGAGGGTATCCACACGGCCGATATCGCCCTTGACAAGGCGCGGGCGGTACCGACGGCTGTCATGGGTGACGCCATTGCCGACAAAGTCAGAAGCTTCACGACTTGA
- a CDS encoding deoxyhypusine synthase family protein: MKSFFASQEEKNRIQSDSVAGFIRHHFRHFNAATLVDAAEGYRTFIDDGGTMVISLAGAMSTAELGLSLAEMIRHDKVHAISSTGANLEEDIFNLVAHDYYLRVPHYRDLTPQDEYEILQRKMSRVTDTCIPEEEAFRRIEKAIIELWIEADRRGDRYFPHEFIYRLLKSGRIEEYYQIDPRDSWVVAACEKNLPIFVPGWEDSTLGNVYAAHCIRGTIKNVHTVRTGIEYMLYLSQWYQETSTDRAMGFFQIGGGIAGDFSICVVPMLRQDMRLNDTPLWTYFCQISDSTTSYGSYSGAIPNEKITWEKLDVTTPGYVIESDATIVAPLIFSYVLEESRT, translated from the coding sequence ATGAAATCTTTTTTTGCAAGTCAGGAAGAAAAAAACCGAATACAATCAGACAGCGTTGCCGGTTTCATCAGACATCATTTCCGGCACTTCAACGCTGCGACTCTTGTAGATGCGGCTGAAGGTTACCGGACTTTCATCGATGATGGCGGGACCATGGTGATAAGCCTCGCGGGCGCCATGAGTACTGCTGAGTTGGGCCTTTCCCTGGCTGAAATGATCCGGCACGACAAGGTCCACGCCATCAGCAGCACCGGGGCGAATCTTGAAGAGGACATTTTCAACCTTGTTGCCCACGATTACTACCTGCGGGTTCCCCACTACCGTGACCTGACCCCTCAGGACGAGTACGAGATTCTGCAGCGGAAGATGAGCCGGGTGACAGACACCTGCATCCCCGAGGAGGAAGCCTTCAGAAGGATCGAAAAGGCCATTATCGAACTCTGGATTGAAGCCGACAGGCGGGGCGATCGCTACTTCCCCCACGAGTTCATCTACCGGCTTCTGAAGAGTGGGCGGATTGAGGAATATTACCAGATAGATCCCCGGGACAGCTGGGTCGTGGCGGCCTGTGAAAAAAATCTTCCCATCTTCGTCCCCGGCTGGGAAGACTCGACCCTCGGCAATGTCTACGCCGCCCACTGTATTCGGGGAACCATCAAAAACGTGCATACCGTGCGCACGGGCATTGAATATATGCTATACCTTTCCCAGTGGTATCAGGAGACCTCCACCGACCGCGCCATGGGATTTTTCCAGATCGGAGGGGGCATTGCCGGCGATTTTTCCATCTGCGTGGTTCCCATGCTCCGCCAGGACATGCGGCTGAACGACACACCTCTGTGGACCTACTTCTGCCAGATAAGCGATTCCACGACCAGTTACGGCTCCTATTCAGGCGCCATTCCAAACGAGAAAATCACGTGGGAGAAACTGGACGTGACGACGCCCGGATACGTCATCGAGTCTGATGCGACCATCGTCGCTCCTCTCATTTTCAGTTACGTCCTTGAAGAATCACGCACCTGA
- a CDS encoding AI-2E family transporter: protein MIMDQEKKIFFLLALLVLVAVGFVLKVAQQVVVPLVIAWLLTFVVNPVVEAMTKRKIPLPIAILVVIILLLGIGYMGVVFLQGRVVSIISAFPKYEQRMAMLVNEFSSRMDLKYNPLVDYDWARTIRNLLLSLSGSLFSILSNLLQIIVFLVFLLLGKPYSKHKIKRALSDEQAERITRIVTLISSGIGRYLSAQVLISFATGFFVWGALSIIRIDFPMTWGALAFFLNFIPYIGSIVASIPPIILAVVQYYPAIWPFVVTLLAVTSIQMTIGNFIAPKVFGDRLNLSPVVVLLSLLFWGWLWGIVGALLAIPIASAIKITCENIEQLRPISYMMGSGHRYWKESNDANE from the coding sequence ATGATCATGGATCAGGAGAAAAAGATCTTTTTCCTGCTTGCCCTGCTTGTCCTGGTGGCCGTCGGGTTTGTCTTGAAAGTCGCCCAACAGGTGGTTGTACCCCTGGTTATCGCCTGGCTCCTCACCTTCGTTGTCAATCCGGTTGTCGAAGCCATGACCAAACGGAAAATTCCTCTGCCCATCGCCATACTGGTGGTGATAATTCTTCTTCTCGGTATCGGCTACATGGGAGTCGTGTTTCTCCAGGGAAGGGTCGTGTCCATCATAAGCGCGTTTCCGAAGTACGAACAGCGCATGGCCATGCTCGTGAATGAATTCAGTTCCAGGATGGACCTGAAGTACAATCCGCTGGTCGACTATGACTGGGCTCGCACAATCAGGAATCTGCTGCTCAGCCTGTCGGGGTCGCTCTTTTCCATCCTGTCGAACCTGTTGCAGATCATCGTATTCCTTGTCTTCCTTCTTCTTGGGAAACCCTATTCGAAGCACAAGATTAAACGGGCCCTTTCGGACGAACAGGCGGAGCGGATAACCCGTATAGTCACCTTGATCTCCTCGGGAATAGGCCGCTACCTGTCGGCTCAGGTTCTCATCAGCTTTGCCACGGGGTTTTTCGTATGGGGGGCACTGTCGATCATCAGGATCGATTTTCCCATGACTTGGGGAGCGCTTGCCTTCTTTCTGAATTTCATTCCCTACATCGGGTCCATCGTCGCCTCGATTCCACCGATTATACTGGCAGTGGTGCAGTACTACCCCGCCATATGGCCCTTTGTGGTCACCCTGCTTGCCGTCACGAGCATACAGATGACGATCGGCAACTTCATTGCCCCCAAGGTGTTCGGCGACCGCCTCAATCTGAGCCCCGTGGTGGTCCTCCTGTCCCTGCTTTTCTGGGGGTGGCTCTGGGGAATCGTGGGGGCGCTTCTCGCTATTCCTATCGCCTCGGCCATTAAAATCACCTGCGAAAATATCGAACAACTGCGGCCGATAAGCTACATGATGGGATCGGGACACCGTTACTGGAAAGAATCAAACGACGCAAACGAATAG
- a CDS encoding alpha/beta fold hydrolase, whose amino-acid sequence MHSTVADIPRGPGVTVTDSYTRTSDGALLRVIDFTPPGETSNTPLLLFVAGWISIISAWEDVLRVVTPRVRTLYLETREKRSARFGRAGSADFSIQRMVDDLDDVIRDRIPADRPFFLAGSSLGSTVILDYLSRERRSPLRAIAIAPNAEFRIPSWFYTLARFIPPEAYGLLKGPIKWHIRKHRIDSVHEKEQVKKYELSLDRADPRRLKASALAMKGYSLWPKFPLIKVPVVIVGAETDLLHGVNEMERMAAMIPGARLEVMASNRETHSDKAGRLIIQEIEPA is encoded by the coding sequence ATGCATAGCACCGTTGCGGACATACCCCGGGGGCCCGGTGTAACCGTTACGGATTCCTATACACGAACCTCCGACGGCGCCCTCCTTCGCGTCATTGATTTCACCCCTCCCGGCGAAACTTCCAACACACCGCTTCTTCTTTTCGTTGCGGGATGGATATCAATTATTTCCGCCTGGGAAGACGTTCTGAGGGTCGTCACGCCACGGGTGCGAACGCTCTACCTGGAAACACGGGAAAAGAGAAGCGCCCGCTTCGGCCGGGCAGGGTCCGCTGATTTTTCCATCCAGCGAATGGTCGACGATCTTGATGACGTCATCCGGGACCGGATACCGGCCGACCGCCCATTTTTCCTCGCCGGAAGTTCTCTTGGGTCCACGGTTATTCTCGACTACCTGAGCCGGGAACGACGCTCCCCCCTTCGCGCGATCGCCATTGCGCCGAATGCCGAGTTCAGAATTCCCTCGTGGTTTTACACTCTTGCACGTTTCATTCCGCCGGAAGCGTACGGACTTCTGAAGGGACCCATCAAGTGGCATATCCGGAAACACAGAATAGACAGCGTCCATGAAAAAGAACAGGTCAAAAAATACGAACTGTCTCTTGACCGGGCAGACCCCCGGCGATTAAAGGCAAGCGCCCTTGCCATGAAGGGCTACAGCCTGTGGCCCAAATTCCCGCTGATAAAGGTTCCCGTCGTCATCGTGGGGGCGGAAACCGACCTGCTCCATGGAGTCAACGAGATGGAGCGCATGGCAGCGATGATTCCGGGAGCGCGCCTGGAAGTCATGGCAAGCAACCGTGAAACGCACAGCGACAAGGCGGGCCGGCTCATCATACAGGAGATCGAACCCGCGTAA
- a CDS encoding YcgN family cysteine cluster protein, whose protein sequence is MTERTLNGAVASGSGNSPFWKTTPLSRMTPQQWESLCDRCGRCCLHKIEDEATGRIIYTSLACRLLDRETCLCMDYENRRSIIPWCVSLTPSTADLHWLPSTCSYRLLACGKDLPWWHPLVSGSTQSVHDAGMSARSMILSERLVHPEDLKDFLDEADLDLVPFHRDHA, encoded by the coding sequence ATGACGGAACGGACGTTGAACGGGGCTGTTGCCTCCGGAAGTGGGAACAGCCCTTTCTGGAAAACAACACCTCTCAGCCGAATGACCCCGCAGCAATGGGAATCGCTCTGTGACCGATGCGGCCGGTGCTGTCTTCACAAGATTGAAGACGAGGCGACGGGCCGCATTATTTATACGTCTCTGGCCTGCCGTCTCCTGGACAGAGAAACCTGCCTCTGCATGGACTATGAAAACCGGCGCAGCATCATCCCCTGGTGCGTATCCCTGACGCCATCGACAGCTGACCTCCACTGGCTGCCTTCAACCTGTTCCTATCGGCTCCTGGCATGCGGCAAAGATCTGCCCTGGTGGCATCCGCTGGTTTCAGGGAGTACCCAAAGCGTCCATGACGCGGGTATGTCGGCCCGTTCAATGATCTTGAGCGAGAGACTGGTTCATCCGGAAGATCTGAAAGATTTCCTGGATGAAGCTGACCTGGACCTTGTGCCCTTCCACAGGGACCATGCATAG
- a CDS encoding LysM peptidoglycan-binding domain-containing protein — translation MENDRDEDIVELDDQESESGDWEVDDPGDDMGGSELAEWARERRNTLLIGAGVIILAFFLIFTVVSNRGDSLPAEDARALLMRVERLELRMAQLDGLEAAIVNLLEARTAYPDDGALAERLDLLAGKVETLQQRMGSIATDFQSLQKAGSSTQEAARDTIRFHTVQPGETLFAITRMYNLTLDRLCSMNDLNPKETLRVGQRLRVSP, via the coding sequence ATGGAGAATGATCGTGATGAGGATATCGTAGAACTCGATGATCAGGAGAGTGAGTCAGGAGATTGGGAGGTCGATGATCCCGGCGATGACATGGGAGGAAGCGAACTGGCGGAATGGGCCCGGGAGCGTCGGAACACCCTCTTGATCGGAGCTGGAGTCATCATTCTTGCGTTTTTCCTGATCTTCACCGTCGTGTCGAACAGGGGGGACTCCCTGCCCGCGGAGGACGCGAGGGCACTTCTCATGCGTGTCGAACGACTGGAACTGCGAATGGCCCAGCTTGACGGTTTGGAGGCGGCCATTGTGAATCTTCTGGAAGCCCGGACGGCGTATCCCGATGATGGAGCCCTGGCCGAACGGTTGGACCTCCTTGCCGGTAAGGTTGAAACCCTGCAGCAACGGATGGGCTCCATCGCGACCGATTTCCAGTCACTTCAAAAAGCGGGTTCTTCGACACAGGAGGCGGCCCGGGACACCATCCGTTTTCATACTGTTCAACCGGGAGAGACGCTCTTCGCAATCACCCGCATGTATAATCTTACTCTCGACAGGCTCTGCTCCATGAACGATCTGAATCCCAAGGAAACGCTTCGTGTAGGCCAGCGCCTGCGCGTCTCACCGTGA
- a CDS encoding rhomboid family intramembrane serine protease encodes MIPIRDTLRSKNFPLVTTGIIILNIVVFLVQIGQGPKLDDFISAHGLVPVGFSLSPAFGGQALTLITYMFLHGGFWHLAGNMWFLYIFGDNVEDTLGSGLYLLFFLACGVFSGLVHLVLNMSSPVPTIGASGAVAGVMGAYFIRYPRSRILTLIPIFFIPFFVEVPAALFLGVWFLFQFLSAALLHSAASGIAWWAHVGGFIAGIVVFRGLMAVPARGCAGPLRRVTRKRQSPRIHMARDYGSEGNNFYGTITITSEESLRGTRKIISVPRGVGKRLFSVVIPPGIRHGQVVRLAGLGGKTGSGESGDGYLTIKVDDAP; translated from the coding sequence ATGATACCAATTCGTGACACCCTTCGCTCAAAAAATTTCCCCCTGGTTACCACGGGCATCATCATTCTGAATATCGTCGTTTTTTTGGTACAGATCGGTCAGGGTCCGAAGCTCGATGATTTCATATCAGCCCACGGTCTTGTTCCCGTCGGTTTCTCCCTTTCACCCGCCTTCGGGGGGCAGGCTCTTACCCTGATTACATATATGTTTCTCCATGGCGGGTTCTGGCATCTGGCGGGAAACATGTGGTTTCTTTACATCTTTGGAGACAACGTGGAAGATACCCTGGGATCGGGTCTATACCTTCTTTTCTTTCTGGCCTGCGGCGTTTTTTCGGGTCTCGTGCATCTTGTTCTCAATATGTCTTCCCCGGTGCCGACCATCGGTGCCAGCGGTGCCGTCGCCGGCGTCATGGGCGCCTATTTCATCCGCTATCCCCGGTCACGAATTCTGACCCTGATTCCGATTTTCTTCATTCCCTTTTTTGTGGAGGTGCCGGCGGCCCTTTTCCTGGGCGTATGGTTTCTCTTTCAATTCCTGAGCGCGGCCCTGTTACATTCGGCGGCCTCGGGCATTGCCTGGTGGGCCCATGTCGGAGGGTTCATAGCGGGGATCGTAGTGTTCAGGGGCCTGATGGCCGTCCCGGCGAGGGGATGTGCCGGTCCTCTCCGCCGCGTGACGCGGAAGCGACAAAGTCCCCGTATACATATGGCGCGGGACTATGGTTCTGAAGGGAATAATTTTTATGGAACCATTACGATTACGTCCGAGGAATCTCTCCGGGGGACGCGCAAAATAATCAGTGTGCCCCGCGGCGTCGGAAAACGCCTTTTTTCCGTTGTCATTCCGCCCGGCATACGGCACGGTCAGGTGGTACGCCTGGCTGGTCTCGGCGGGAAGACCGGAAGTGGTGAAAGCGGAGACGGATACTTGACGATCAAGGTAGATGATGCCCCGTGA
- a CDS encoding TMEM165/GDT1 family protein, translating to MKLFATVFITIFLAEIADKTQIATMLYASCAGNSKLIVFCGAVLALVTATALAVVVGMMLSQHINEKLMMRLAGGAFIAVGLWTLIQS from the coding sequence TTGAAACTCTTTGCTACCGTTTTTATCACCATTTTTCTGGCTGAAATCGCCGATAAAACCCAGATCGCCACCATGCTCTACGCCTCCTGCGCCGGCAACAGCAAACTCATCGTATTCTGCGGCGCCGTCCTGGCCCTTGTTACCGCAACAGCCCTTGCTGTCGTTGTGGGAATGATGCTTTCCCAGCACATCAATGAAAAACTGATGATGAGGCTGGCAGGCGGAGCTTTCATCGCCGTCGGACTCTGGACGCTGATACAGTCATGA
- the amrS gene encoding AmmeMemoRadiSam system radical SAM enzyme, with protein sequence MKEALLYDRLQHNRVRCNLCAHRCTVGSGSRGVCGVRENRDGTLYSLVYGRVVAENVDPIEKKPFFHLCPGSRSYSIATTGCNFRCLFCQNHDISQDPRERQVISGHEISPEEVVRRAVRSGSRTIAYTYTEPTIFFEFALDVARLARRKGLMNVFVTNGYLSGEALETIAPVLDGANVDLKAFSDDFYRTQCGARLEPVLDTLRGLRKRNIWIEVTTLIIPSLNDTTDELRSMARFIRSLGPEIPWHISRYHPRYRMNDIEATPAKTILRAREIGMEEGLKYVYAGNLPGDSGEKTYCAACGYLLIDRFGYRVNVDNLDGAACTRCGAELDGIIECDRI encoded by the coding sequence GTGAAAGAGGCGCTCCTCTACGATCGGCTGCAGCATAATCGGGTGCGCTGCAATCTCTGCGCCCACCGGTGTACTGTGGGGAGCGGCTCACGAGGAGTCTGCGGCGTACGGGAAAACCGGGACGGGACCCTTTATTCCCTCGTGTACGGACGCGTCGTGGCTGAAAACGTGGATCCCATTGAAAAAAAACCTTTTTTTCACCTCTGCCCAGGCTCACGGTCCTATTCCATAGCCACGACGGGATGCAATTTTCGGTGTCTCTTCTGCCAGAACCACGATATATCCCAGGATCCCCGGGAGAGACAGGTCATCTCCGGCCATGAGATATCACCGGAAGAGGTCGTCAGACGGGCCGTTCGGAGCGGTTCCCGAACCATCGCCTACACCTATACCGAGCCCACGATCTTTTTTGAGTTCGCTCTTGACGTAGCCCGCCTGGCCCGGCGGAAGGGACTCATGAATGTCTTCGTCACCAACGGCTACCTTTCCGGGGAGGCCCTTGAGACGATTGCCCCCGTTCTCGATGGGGCGAACGTTGATCTCAAGGCCTTCAGTGATGATTTTTACCGGACTCAGTGCGGTGCCCGATTGGAACCGGTCCTGGATACCCTGCGAGGCTTGCGGAAGCGCAACATCTGGATTGAAGTAACGACGCTGATTATTCCATCGCTCAACGACACCACCGATGAACTGCGGAGCATGGCGCGATTCATCCGGTCCCTGGGACCTGAAATCCCCTGGCATATCAGCCGGTATCATCCGCGCTACCGTATGAACGACATCGAAGCCACGCCGGCGAAAACCATTTTGAGAGCACGGGAAATCGGCATGGAAGAAGGTTTGAAATACGTGTACGCCGGCAATCTTCCCGGCGACTCGGGAGAAAAGACGTACTGCGCGGCCTGCGGATATCTGCTCATAGACCGTTTCGGATATCGGGTCAACGTGGACAATCTTGATGGAGCAGCCTGTACCCGGTGCGGAGCCGAGCTTGATGGAATCATAGAGTGCGACCGGATATAG
- a CDS encoding class I SAM-dependent methyltransferase, translating to MNDAVDAISSYEAWQSSPEGRYVHKRIYQLLTALLNPQGGERLLDVGCKTGHALAFFRARGFQVTGMETSRPVLDAARRRMEGKASLHLGALEDLPFSDNEFDVVTMIASLESTRDPYRALSEAVRVSNGRVCLGLFNRTSLSAHRLRVSGIPGKAVNSFGIFETMRMARGILSNVPVDWGSVIFFPLRWYPHAETVESRVPMMKNPFGSFAALSFPVIYTHRTLQEPIGVKPPATLRESGRVAGTACKTRGGLL from the coding sequence ATGAACGATGCTGTTGATGCCATCTCCTCCTATGAAGCATGGCAGTCCTCACCCGAGGGACGATACGTTCACAAAAGAATCTACCAGCTCCTCACGGCCCTCCTCAATCCCCAGGGAGGGGAGCGTCTGCTCGACGTCGGTTGCAAGACGGGACACGCGCTCGCCTTCTTCAGAGCAAGGGGGTTCCAGGTGACCGGCATGGAGACATCCCGTCCCGTTCTGGACGCCGCCCGCAGAAGGATGGAAGGAAAAGCGTCTCTTCATCTTGGTGCTTTAGAAGACCTCCCCTTTTCAGACAACGAATTTGACGTGGTCACCATGATCGCTTCTCTCGAATCGACCCGGGATCCGTACCGGGCATTGAGTGAGGCCGTGAGGGTCAGCAACGGCAGAGTCTGCCTGGGACTCTTCAACCGTACCTCACTTTCCGCGCATCGCCTCAGAGTTTCAGGAATTCCCGGCAAGGCGGTCAACTCGTTCGGAATTTTTGAAACCATGCGCATGGCCCGCGGCATCCTTTCAAACGTCCCCGTGGATTGGGGAAGCGTCATTTTTTTCCCTCTCCGGTGGTATCCCCACGCAGAAACCGTTGAAAGCCGGGTTCCCATGATGAAGAATCCCTTCGGTTCATTCGCTGCCCTTTCGTTTCCCGTAATCTACACCCACAGAACCCTGCAGGAACCCATTGGCGTGAAACCCCCGGCAACCCTGAGAGAGAGCGGCCGCGTCGCAGGAACGGCCTGCAAAACGAGAGGAGGTCTCCTGTGA
- the moaA gene encoding GTP 3',8-cyclase MoaA codes for MAVMIDSFHREINYLRVSITDRCNLRCVYCMPKEGVSHVGHNDILRYEEILRIVRIAVGKGITKVRVTGGEPLVRSGVVEFLSALRSIEELRDITLTTNGILLEQFAEPIFEAGIKRINVSLDSLVPGKYRDITRGGDLNKVLRGLEKARETGFSPIKINVVGIEGFNDDEIPEFVRLAEDYPYQVRFIEYMPVGDTVTNDVRYLSNDRIMEEISRLHPLKPLDLSTVRDRGPARIFSLGNGLGEIGFISAISHQFCSSCNRLRLTADGHLRACLLTDDPEADLKASLRLGCTDTHLDRLIQSVIDKKPCEHTVFYHRVSRKKCVRSMSSIGG; via the coding sequence ATGGCGGTGATGATCGACTCCTTTCACAGAGAAATCAATTATCTTCGTGTATCAATTACTGATCGCTGCAACCTGCGGTGCGTCTACTGCATGCCCAAAGAGGGTGTATCCCACGTGGGACACAACGATATTCTACGCTATGAGGAGATTCTCAGAATCGTCAGAATCGCCGTCGGAAAGGGCATCACCAAGGTGCGTGTAACCGGTGGAGAACCCTTGGTGCGGAGCGGCGTGGTCGAGTTTCTGTCGGCATTGCGAAGCATCGAAGAACTCCGGGACATCACTCTCACTACCAATGGAATCCTCCTGGAACAATTTGCAGAACCCATCTTCGAAGCGGGCATCAAGCGGATCAACGTAAGTCTCGATTCGCTGGTACCGGGGAAATACAGGGACATCACGAGGGGCGGCGATCTGAACAAGGTTTTGAGGGGGCTTGAAAAAGCACGTGAAACGGGATTCTCCCCCATCAAGATCAACGTGGTGGGCATCGAAGGGTTCAATGACGATGAAATTCCGGAATTTGTCAGGCTTGCCGAAGACTATCCTTATCAGGTACGGTTCATCGAATACATGCCTGTAGGCGACACCGTGACAAATGATGTCCGCTACCTTTCCAACGATAGAATCATGGAGGAGATCAGCCGTCTGCACCCCCTCAAACCGCTGGACTTAAGTACCGTTCGGGACAGGGGACCGGCCCGGATCTTCTCCCTGGGAAACGGACTGGGGGAGATTGGATTCATCAGTGCCATATCCCATCAGTTCTGCAGTTCCTGCAACAGGTTGCGTTTGACTGCCGATGGACACCTTCGGGCCTGCCTTCTGACCGACGATCCTGAAGCAGACCTCAAGGCGTCCCTCCGGCTGGGCTGTACCGATACCCACCTTGACAGACTGATACAGAGCGTCATCGACAAAAAACCCTGTGAGCACACCGTCTTTTACCATCGGGTCTCCCGGAAAAAGTGCGTGAGATCCATGTCATCCATCGGCGGCTGA